In Candidatus Neomarinimicrobiota bacterium, a single window of DNA contains:
- a CDS encoding sodium-dependent transporter, with protein MADKRERWGSKIGFILAASGSAVGIGNIWKYPHMAGQNGGAAFTLVYLACILIVGLSIVIAEFVIGRKTQLSPVGAFEKLAPGSSWKYVGYLGVASAFVILSFYGVVGGWIIKYIVVSITGGFNELAGNPDVAGNVFNTFTSATWSPIIYQVLFMGFCIWVIVNGVKGGIEKWSTIMMPLIVVLLFVLAIRGITLPGGMKGISFLFNPRFEDLTASSIVLALGHSFFTVSLGMGTMMTYGSYLDKKQNLLNSALWVLFLDTAIAMLAGVAIFTTVFALGANPAEGPGLIFVVLPSVFPQLAAGTLWGTLFFVLLFMAALTSAISI; from the coding sequence ATGGCCGACAAACGCGAACGCTGGGGATCTAAAATTGGATTTATCCTGGCCGCATCAGGTTCGGCGGTCGGCATTGGTAATATTTGGAAATATCCCCATATGGCTGGGCAAAATGGCGGTGCGGCATTTACTCTTGTATACCTGGCATGTATTCTTATTGTTGGTTTATCGATCGTTATTGCCGAATTCGTGATAGGGCGTAAAACACAACTGAGTCCTGTTGGTGCTTTTGAGAAGTTAGCACCTGGCTCGAGTTGGAAATACGTTGGTTACCTTGGTGTAGCTTCGGCCTTTGTTATTCTTTCGTTCTATGGTGTAGTTGGTGGATGGATAATAAAATATATTGTTGTTTCCATAACCGGTGGATTCAATGAGTTAGCTGGCAATCCTGATGTTGCTGGAAATGTGTTCAATACTTTTACTAGCGCTACTTGGAGCCCTATAATTTATCAGGTTTTATTTATGGGCTTTTGTATCTGGGTTATTGTGAACGGAGTAAAGGGGGGGATTGAAAAATGGTCAACAATTATGATGCCACTCATTGTGGTTCTTCTATTTGTACTTGCAATCCGTGGAATAACGCTTCCGGGTGGTATGAAAGGGATTTCCTTTTTATTTAACCCTCGTTTTGAGGATCTGACTGCTTCTTCCATTGTTCTGGCATTAGGGCACTCATTTTTTACTGTTAGCCTCGGTATGGGAACCATGATGACTTATGGCAGTTATCTGGATAAAAAACAAAATTTATTGAATTCAGCCTTGTGGGTGCTCTTTTTGGATACAGCTATTGCTATGTTAGCTGGTGTAGCCATCTTCACAACGGTGTTTGCTCTTGGAGCAAATCCCGCTGAAGGCCCAGGTTTGATCTTTGTTGTTTTGCCATCCGTGTTTCCACAATTAGCTGCCGGCACATTATGGGGAACACTGTTCTTTGTTTTACTTTTCATGGCTGCCCTCACATCGGCAATCTCAATTC